The following coding sequences are from one Salvia hispanica cultivar TCC Black 2014 chromosome 3, UniMelb_Shisp_WGS_1.0, whole genome shotgun sequence window:
- the LOC125214784 gene encoding piRNA biogenesis protein EXD1-like: protein MASLAKTHTPLPDSVPIHIVTKASQLPEEFLNPSPEKEVVIGFDCEGADLCRQGTLCIMQLAFPNAIYLVDAIQGEESLVQACKPALESSYITKVIHDCKRDSEALYFQFGIKLHNVVDTQIAYSLIKEQEGQKRLQDDHISFVRLLADPQYGGISYVEKEEVRVFLRQDPKFWAHRPLSELMVRAAADDVRFLLFIYHKMVEKLTERSLWFLAVRGALYCRCFCINNNNFADWPALPTVPATLVAGNQAPEEETLSVLDVPPGKMGFVIGRRGANILAIKEGCRYANAN from the exons ATGGCGTCCCTAGCCAAGACCCACACTCCTCTCCCGGACTCAG TTCCTATCCATATTGTTACCAAGGCATCTCAGCTTCCGGAAGAATTCCTGAACCCTTCACCTGAGAAAGAAGTGGTCATAGGCTTCGATTGTGAGGGGGCAGATCTTTGTCGGCAGGGGACGCTTTGTATCATGCAG CTCGCTTTTCCAAATGCAATATACCTTGTTGATGCCATTCAGGGTGAAGAGTCACTTGTGCAAGCCTGTAAGCCTGCACTTGAGTCTAGTTACATCACAAAAGTTATCCATGACTGCAAACGAGATAGTGAG GCTTTATACTTTCAGTTCGGCATTAAGTTGCATAATGTTGTGGACACCCAG ATTGCATATTCTTTGATTAAGGAGCAAGAAGGGCAGAAAAGACTGCAAGATGACCACATATCATTTGTTCGCCTGCTTGCTGACCCCCAATATGGAG GCATATCATATGTTGAGAAGGAAGAAGTTCGTGTTTTCTTGAGGCAG GATCCCAAGTTCTGGGCGCATCGGCCATTGTCTGAATTAATGGTCCGTGCAGCAGCAGATGATGTTCGCTTTCTTCTGTTTATCTACCATAAGATGGTGGAGAAGTTAACTGAGAGGTCCTTGTGGTTTCTTGCTGTTCGTGGTGCACTTTATTGCCGCTGTTTCTGcatcaacaataataattttgcaGATTGGCCAGCACTGCCTACTGTTCCAG CTACTCTGGTTGCTGGTAACCAAGCTCCAGAAGAAGAAACACTATCTGTTCTTGATGTTCCACCAGGAAAGATGGGATTCGTAATCGGGAGACGAGGAGCTAATATATTGGCAATAAAGGAAGGATGCAGGTATGCAAATGCCAATTAA
- the LOC125209072 gene encoding clathrin interactor EPSIN 1-like, whose protein sequence is MDFMKVFDQTVREIKREVNLKVLKVPEMEQKVLDATDDEPWGPHGTVLAEIAQATKKFTECQMVMNVLWTRLTETGKNWRLVYKSLTVIEYLVGHGSERAVDDIIEHTFKISSLASFEYVEPSGKDVGINVRKKAETIVALLNNKDKMQEVRNKAAANRDKYVGLSSSGITFKSGAASFSSSSNSDRYGGFGNTKDKESFNVGYKDEYGEDKYETITNSKKKSSRNGSTAEDSRASGASKTSKPDEYVSASSQNTSSNTYDEDFDDFDPRGTAGAKPSSGSQQVDLFGQDLIGDFLDAPVSVSTDKPTSLDNVPSEVDLFADAAFVSATPQPAAEKNPQFDVDLFASPPAPTPAISAPMDFFAAPAPASHIDSRVSKSDGTSNISDPFANVPMNNFDGSDPFGAFSSHTDPSPVVSNQSSSSQGSNGNTNGASPETYAPPPKKEFQVKSGIWADSLSRGLIDLNITAPTKVNLAGVGIVGGLSDPSQEKDMGGLPSFYMGRPMGGGPMLGKSGPTSTSTNDDFFSSLSSSQHSQFGSFQK, encoded by the exons ATGGATTTCATGAAGGTTTTTGATCAAACTGTCCGTGAAAT AAAGAGGGAGGTGAATCTGAAGGTGTTGAAGGTTCCAGAGATGGAGCAAAAG gttCTGGATGCTACGGATGATGAACCTTGGGGTCCTCATGGCACAGTGTTGGCGGAAATTGCAcaagcaacaaaaaaatt CACCGAATGTCAGATGGTAATGAATGTCCTATGGACAAGATTGACCGAGACCGGCAAGAATTGGCGTTTGGTCTACAAG TCGTTGACCGTCATAGAGTATCTGGTGGGACATGGATCCGAGCGTGCTGTTGATGACATAATAGAACATACTTTTAAGATATCT TCTCTGGCCAGTTTTGAGTATGTGGAGCCAAGTGGAAAGGATGTCGGGATCAACGTGAGAAAAAAAGCAGAAACTATTGTGGCTCTTCTGAATAATAAGGACAAAATGCAGGAAGTTAGGAATAAAGCTGCTGCAAATCGTGATAA GTATGTTGGACTTTCGTCATCTGGAATAACATTCAAATCGGGTGCAGCGTCATTCAGCTCTAGCTCTAATAGTGATCGATATGGAGGTTTTGGTAACACAAAAGATAAAGAATCATTTAATGTTGGCTATAAGGACGAATATGGTGaagataaatatgaaacaatcACTAATTCGAAAAAAAAGTCATCTCGTAATGGCAG CACAGCTGAAGACTCTCGGGCCTCTGGTGCATCAAAAACCAGCAAGCCAGATGAATATGTTTCAGCTTCTTCACAAAATACATCTTCAAACACATATGATGaagattttgatgattttgatcccCGAGGGACGGCAGGTGCTA AACCGTCTTCTGGAAGCCAACAAGTTGATCTTTTCGGGCAAGATCTTATTGGTGACTTCTTGGATGCCCCGGTATCTGTTTCAACAGATAAGCCTACTTCATTAGACAATGTTCCATCGGAGGTTGATTTATTTGCTGATGCTGCTTTTGTATCAGCCACTCCTCAACCAGCTGCAGAGAAAAACCCTCAG TTTGATGTTGATCTATTTGCCTCTCCACCAGCCCCTACTCCTGCTATTTCTGCACCAATGGATTTTTTCGCTGCTCCTGCTCCAGCTTCCCATATTGACAGCAGAGTTTCAAAATCTGATGGAACGAGCAACATTTCCGATCCATTCGCTAATGTTCCAATGAACAATTTTGATGGCTCTGACCCTTTCGGTGCATTCTCCTCTCATACAGATCCTTCACCAGTTGTATCTAACCAGAGTTCTTCTAGTCAAGGAAGCAATGGAAACACGAATGGAGCTTCTCCTGAAACCTATGCTCCTCCACCCAAGAAAGAATTTCAAGTCAAATCCGGAATATGGGCAGATTCGCTGAGCCGTGGATTAATTGACCTAAATATAACTGCAC CTACAAAGGTTAACCTAGCAGGTGTCGGCATCGTTGGTGGGTTGAGTGATCCATCACAAGAGAAAGACATGGGAGGTTTGCCTTCATTTTACATGGGCAGACCAATGGGTGGGGGACCTATGCTCGGTAAATCTGGGCCCACATCGACATCCACAAATGATGACTTCTTCTCAAGCCTAAGCAGCAGCCAACACAGCCAATTCGGAAGTTTCCAGAAATGa